One Glycine soja cultivar W05 chromosome 7, ASM419377v2, whole genome shotgun sequence genomic window, ATGTAAATGCATAATATTTCCTTTTGCTGGCAACAAATAgcataaatttattaatctCCAAGTTAATAcacaattttatttgtaattcaTAAATATATGGCCGAAAATTTCTGTTTAAATTTGttgtaaattaaattgattaattgttATGATCATAGGTGGAGAAACTTATGCTAGTGAATAAATGAAAGTGCTAGTTTGATTCAAATAGTGCAAAGTTTTAACTAGTTAAGAAAATGTTATTTGAAGGATTTATTTTGGTAATAAGTGGAGTGGCATCTTCTTGTCCTTACTTTTTAATTGCTAAGCCCCAGAGTTGTTGAATTCTAATAATAATCAGCTAAATGagtatattcaattttttgggTGTTAATGGCTGAACTTTTGGAACACAGTACAGTTGATTGAATACTGGGTAAGTACTAATAATTTGTGTCCCTTACTCTCTGGGGCCACAGGCTACACTAGAGTGTGTGCATGGATTTCTGTTGGAATCCTCCAAATGGAAATCCAAACACATACTAGGTGTTTGCAGGATCCAATTTTTGTAAAGATAATGATGCAAAACAGacagaaagaaaataatgtaGACAATTGTTTTGTTCTCCTCCTCTTGAGCATATGTCTTCATGCAGCATTCAAAAGCATAGAAATCTCTAGAAAACAAATAATTCCTGAAAAGAATGCAAATTTTATGGAAAATATCTGTGggagaaaacaataaataaatattcctATTGGTTTTACACATTTTTATATTCTGCATCATATTCACTCATTATTTGTTTGCATCGCAGGTGGCAAAATCTTGTTTTGTTCCAGCTCTACTAGGGCatgccattgatgatgattttaTACAGCCCCATCATTCTGATCGGATATTTGAGGCTTACATGGTAAGTATGTTTAACaatcacccccccccccccccccccctcctttttttttccttaattacaAATTGATTTACATAACTGAACTTCCTGTGCTGTTGAGTTAGGCTAAATGCATATTCAGTTCAGCTTATTTTAGAGTTATTTTTCCCAGCTTCCTAAGAGgacttaaaaaaatgtgattatttatttgatattaatCTCAATATGCCTTTAGAGCATGCTTGAtgcttttgaaattttaaaaatgtcttcCAGACAGGATGCACATCGGGTCACCTATTCTCTACTTGTAATCTATGCTATTACATTTgctctttctttgtttttatcttaaAGGAAGCCTTCTTATTTGGATCTTTAATATTGCTGTCGATGCTTTGTAGGgagacaaaaacataattaaatttgacGGAGATCACAATTCTCCACGTCCTCAGTTTTACTTTGATTCCATAAACATCTTTTTTCACAATGTTTTGCAACCTCCGGAAGATGAGGTTGGGGAATCATTTTTTGACCCCGTGAATGATTACTTTGGTAAGGTAAAATCAGCAATGCTTCTCATGGTTCCACTCTGATCAAATTTCAATAGTCCATCTTGTACATCTTTAAGAATTGACTATTTTTTCTAAGGATGTTTGGAGATCTGTGCATGAATTAGGCTACAGCAATGAATCATCATCTAAAAACAAAGGCATGACTCAAGTACCTAGTTTGTCTTAACTATTTATGCTATATTGATTTGTATGAGGATCTTGATTTAGTACCTTCTCTTTTTGTAAATCTCTTACATGTTTTTTTGTTAGATGCAGAACCATCAACAAGCAGCACAATAAATGCCATTGAGCAGGTCCGTTCAAGACGACCAATGAGTAGGATGGAGGTATGTATTTATTAGCTCTTAATTTACTGTTAGAATAACATGCAAATAGGTTTGGCTGAGGAAATGTACCCTCTATTTTGAGaaaaggttaaaatataattttggttccATACGtgatattcatttttaatttggttCTTTTATTAAAGAAGTTGTGAGTGATCCATGTTTGGCATATCAACAAGTTTTATGTCAGTTACTGAGAGCCTAAGGCTAACGCAACCCTCCTCCTTTATCCAGACTTGGAGCTGGTTATGAAACATCGACAGTTTCTTAtatgaaatagttttttaatttagtccttGTACAGataattgttttcaattttgttttaccaTTTGTTGGAGACTTGAAGTTATAACCAAATTGAAAATGTCTGTCATGTATAGAGAGCAGAAATTTATAGTTATCCCTGTATGcgattattgtttttaattgggCACAAACTCAGTTTGTTATAACAACCATAGATGGCATGGCAGAGATGtcattgaaaataaattgacattttttttttgtaggaacTGAATTGAAAATGAGTATAATGTCCAAGGAtccaaaacattttttaacCATTAAAAAATAGGATGATGATCCTCTCATGTTATCAAAGAATGTGACAATGTCATGTCAAGAAAGAAAGACACAACAATTATAATAGGGTCCACcattatttatatataggacccattgattttatttttgtctttctcTCTCGTAACTTGACATTATGATGCTCCTTACTACATTAGATGATCCTGAacctaaaagatatttttgcaCAAGAGTACTCAAGTTGAATATTACACTTAGATGATTGCATTTTGCAAATGCTAGATGAGTGTTTTGTGTGGTTTGCTAAAATCCGATGTGTTCATACCTGTCAAATGGCTTTTGCATGGCCATCAATGATGTGGTTGTTTGAGCTGTATGATGATTTCAACTTTGTTTGAATTCTTTAATTGgcatggcttttttttttttttttgaagtaatATTAATATACTTTATGACATTTCTCAGGTTCCATCTGCTATTTCTTCGAAAGATGAACATTGTGAACATGAGGTATATCCATTTCACTATTTTCACTTTCTTTGTATTGAAATATTCCCCCCATTCTTCATAtgcattgtaattttttttctgtaaaCTATATGCATATAGTAGCTATCACACACCAAGTGGAACATTGGTTGGTGGTAACTCAGTAAGTATCTAAACTAACGAAAAAAAGTGATTGGAATCCCTTTATTTTCTGTCCCGATGTGAAAATTGTAGTAATTGCCATTTCTAAACAAGTCATGATGCCATGACACAACCAAGAGTGTCCCACAAAATTAAATACCCATCTCAAGGCCCACGGATCTGACACACTGCTGAGATTCAACAGTCTACAAAGAGGCATGTTTTTAGTGCCAAAAGTTTTTGTGCCAACGGCATTACTTTTTCTAAATTGTTCATTGAATCAGTGATTGGTTTCAGGGGAATATACTATGAACTAAcgattttatcaatttttttctgtACGCAtggaatggttttttttttttttttttatgatatattggaattcttttgtaaaaatacAAGTGATGAGTGGCATGTAATTCATGTGAAGGGAACTTGCTGGCCTGGtatccatttttcttttcatgagtactctaggtttatttttttttttgtggggagGGAGGTGGTATTCAGATTCTGTTTTTACTATGATAAAGTGAATACTAAGGCATAGCCTTTAACATGTGCTCCCTACTTCTAAGAAAAtgctttttcattttaaaagttcatgaataagtttttatttaatttttaatggtaAAAATGCGGGAATTTgcgtttaaataattttttggtacCAATTCCATAGTATTAGACGCACGGACAAAATGGAAAGGGCTGTCCAGGTCTATTTTATTCTCTCTGTTCCATCCTTTTAgtggaattaaaatataatacattttcAACCTTATATCGtcttttgttctattttttaaatacaccAAAGATAAGCAAAATACCAATGTTTCGTTCCTCTTGTTCAAACCTTTGCAACAAACGCAACTACATgctacaatttttctttttactgcaTGGTGAATGCCCACTACTTGTGTATCTGCACTACCTAGGCAAGATAGAGCCCGTACCTGAGCTTcaagaatattatttatttaaatatctacTTCTAGGGGTagtgaaataataaataagccAGAAAGAAGTATAATCAAAGTATGACAAAAGGAGATCAAACAGAGAAATGGACTATAGTCCCACTCTTACATTTTGCATGATATTCTTGCAAAGCAGGAGAAGTGCGGCAATATTtccccatcatcatcatcaatgaTAAGCTTTGAATTGTCAAATGATGATCCCTTTGGGTCCCATGTTCCAGCCACATTGGAAGATGATCAGTATGTAGAATATCAACTAGATGACCTTGCAGGTTTTCCATCTACTGCAGAGGAGGAAGAAAGAGTGAGTCAACTTGATGACTTCTATATAATCTAACTACCCGATGACATAAATTTAGAGAtgaaaattttggattttattCATGTTTGATTTGTCCTTTCCATTCAGATGTTCATGGAAGCAGTGATGGAGTCATTGAAGGACCTGGAAGTACGAAATCCAAATGCAGACCAACCAACAAGTAGTTTTAGTTCTTTGTCTGTAGCAGCTGTAGAGCCGTCTGATAAAGGTGCTTCTTGGCAAGAGATATCGAGACCTGTGGAGACAGAATCTTCCTCACTCAAACACACCACAGATTCAAAGTCCAAAACCACTTCCTCAACAGCAGAAGAATGTGAGCCATTGAAAGGTGAGTCAAATTCCATTTCAGTGAACCATTCCCAAAATGTGGTGTCTGAGCCAAGTCCAGTACCAAGTGTTTCATTAGAAGGACCAGCACATCTGCAGCTGCAGCCACCACCATCAGCACCAACAGACACACTATCGGTAACTGAGTCCAGCAATACAAGTGGTTCTGCTCGTAGCGATAGTTCTGCTAGTTTACAAAGTTCATCAGAGACTGACGTATCACATAACACGAAAGCCACAGTAACTGTTGTTAGGAATCCCGCAGGTCATGTCATGGACGGCTTAATGCGCCGTTgggatttcaattttttcaaaaataaatagtcATAACCGATGATCAGATGAGAGATTCTCATTTATACATTGTTTTTGTAACTACgagaaaacaaaaatcatagttTGTACCAAAGAAATAGGTTGCTCGTGTGTAAATTTAGTATGTTTAGATTCTCCACTAACAAATCATCCAATATTCTTTGTCTGTAAGTGAAAATTGtcatattttcttgtttttatgaatttaatgggAAACGATGTCTTCTTACGCATAATTTAAATCCCGTCTTTCGTTCCCAGTATTTGCCGAAGCTAAGCTTGTACATTCACTTGCCAAGATGAGTTTCCCGAATGCATTTTcttaactaatatatatatatatatattatcaaaagcTTTGTAATCATATTATTTAGTgtgataatatttttcttgactattaatattttttacgatttagtctttttttaaaacatataaatgaatcttttagggacattttttttatgactcTCAACATTATTGGTAATTAGTTTTGAACTCCTTCTATAGGCTTTTGGACTTTAGAGGATGATAAAGGCTTTGAATGAAGTTTCAAAATCTTGTAGTCATTCGatttaagttaaattaatttgtaactacctaaattatttgttttttttaaataggtcTCTGTTTTAAAAGTTTGTAAATAAGCCTCTGaacttattcattatttttaattgagtccTGACTAGGATTTTGTTAGTGTTCTGTCAAGTATAAAgagttaattgaaaattttcaaataatttaaaaaccaatttgttaattaattatttagtaaattcTTAAATtgttttaggattttttattattaaatcctATACCTGATGGAACCTTAGACAACTTGTAAACTCAAAAACTTAATTAcaaacttttaatatataaatacatatttaagaattttcaaataattcaacgacttccaaattaattaatttatgagtAGGTCAAAGATTTGCTTTCAGAGAAGGGGCAGAACAGTTTGTGCAAAAGTGGTATTCTGAAGTAAATGTCTAGGATAGTGTACAAATTTTCTTGAGcagagttttaaaataaattgtgaaCTGGGACTGAGAGTTGCATTAATGGAGTTGGAGGCTTCTGTGATGCCATTGACATTATTGTATTGATTCCATTtgatctttttctgtttttttgtacAAGGACAATAATGAAATTAGGTGGACAGTTCATAATGCAAAATTTTCTAAGATTGTTATATCATTTTTTCTTGTGAGATGTTTTGATGTAATTTTATTAgctgcctttttttttaaaatgaaaacttCAAGTGAGTAGGATTTCGGAGATTTATTGGAATTAAGACAGACTTAAGGTTCAAAGAAGATGCTTACAACTACTCACCTAAAAGGTCTTTACATTCCAAAGCATTTTAAGGCTTAGTTGGGCGAATAATAGCCCGAGATCTTGAGTTTGGTATAAATGTAGACGTAAAATGGAGCCTTCAAAAGTAAAgttacaattttatatatatattttttaaataaaagaaattgaagcaGGAAGCACATCAGAATCACAGATCTTAaggaaaatatcaataatttatttcaacGTTGAATCtagaaaattaatgaataaagtATTGAGTTAGGCCATCTTTTCAGCCGCAGCAAACATGTCTGTCTTTTTGGAGAATTTACGGTTTAGTGTATCCGCacacttgcaagttgcaacatTAGTCTCTCTAGGCCAACGTGGATAACTGATTTTGTGCTATAGTACTATGGTCGATAGTTTACCTATCTTCCATCAATTTCAATGCCATCTCAACCAGTGACTGAGTTGTTAGAGTGTGCCGGTTCAGTCCAACAGTGCCAGAGAAAACATTAAAGCTTTCAAGTTCTGATGTGGTCTCTAAGACACCCTCCAACACCTCATCCATTCCCAGACCCTTGTAGGTATCTATGTTTTCAGCTTTGTCTTTCATCATCCAAATAGCCAGCTCTATGACAAACCTCCTTATCCTTGGAACCTTAGTTGGGGGATACTGGTGTTTCTTGAGAATCTGAACTAATTTGTTTGCAAGTTCAGCCTCCGTGATTCCAGCTTCTTCAAATACAATGCTTGATTCATGAGAGGTCATGTATCTGAAAACATTTCCTGCTAGTCCAACAATCACCTCTTGTATCTTGTTTTCTTCTGATATGATCGCCTGAAGTATCTGCAGGGTTGAgaaatgataacaaaagatcAAGCTTCTCTTAGATTTTTCATCTGTGTAATTTTTACTAGATAGAAACATAATACAAAGGCCCTATTCTAATTAAACTTTTcccagaaattaaaattaacttgcaCACTTAAATAGTTCAATTCTCAAAAACTTTCTCATCTAAATTCTCCAAAAGTTGAagtgcataaattaattttaatttgtggaAAAAGTttgactcttttttttctttcagaaaGTACTTATAGAGAgagatttatccaaacaaagtaAAACCTCACATGCTAgtatctaaaaaattataatggtaGGAGTAACACTTACTACGGGTGCTGCAGCTGTTACTCCCTTTAGCTGGATGAACCATTCTGATCCACTATAGGTGCATAAATTTCGTAGAATTCTAGCTGCATTGACACGAAGCAATGGATCTTTCAATGCTTCTACGAGCCTCTCTAGTACTTTCAACTTCAAAATTCGATGGCAGTTACTCTTGCTTTCTAAAGCCAGCATTGCAAGGGCCTCACCAGCAACAATTTTTACATGTTTCTGATTTTCTGGTATGTTGTGTTTGAAAAATATGTTGAACAATTCTTTAAGTACTCCACCTGTACCCCCTATTCTTTCCGTTGCATCCTCTTCCAATGCCAGACTGGTTAAAATTTCTATGCTCAGTTTCTGCAGAAGGGGATGCTTCTCTCCATATCTTAAAATATCTCTAATATAGCTGATGGTGAAAACTATCTCCGAAATCTCTCTTCGAAGATGTTTCCCAGTGGTGCCATCTGTACTAGCCAGCATCTTCACCAGTTGCAGAGATCTCTTCAGTGTCAGAACTTGAGATGGAGTAACATTTTCACTCTTGAGCAACCACTCTTCGGCACGTGTGAAGTCTATGATCTTTGGAAGGAGGCCCCTAGTGTTTCCAATCTTTCCACAGTTGTCAAGGTCACGTGCAAGTTTTTTCAGTATGAGGAGTCCCAAGTGGTTAAATGTCCAGAACCCGTAATTTTGGTGATcaaataaaagtttattttcaCCAATCTCATCAGCTGCAGGAATCACACTCCTATTAGTTTGTAGAAGCGATGATATTGATTCCATAGCTCCTGGTATTCCGGCTATGCGGAGAGAGTTCTGCTTCTTGCCAGCTAGTTTTGACAAAATCTCAGCAGCTGAGAGCCTAATCTCTTCCTCCTTGGGGTCTGTCCAATTCAACATCTCAACTAGTCTCTCCACCATTGATATGTCAATTCCAATCTTTTGAAGGGTGTCATCAGAAAATCTTTCACTGATTGAAAACTGCCTCAGAATTCTTGCTCCAATGAGCTGCTCATCAGGGGAGTTAGAAGCCAACAAGTCCATGGAAAAACCTACCATATCCATTTTCAAGCCATCAAATATGCTTCCATTGACACATCTTGAATAGGCATCATAGAAGAACCTTCTAGTGGACACCATTCCTGATGACCCCAACTCACACTCCTTGTCGACCTCTTCCAACAGTTTACAATAGCTGACTTGCCACTCCCAATAGGCCTTTTCCATCAGGAACAATAAAGCTTCTGCAAGAGCCAAGGCATAGAAGATGGAGAGAGCAGATTTGCGATTCCTCTTGTCAGTGTCCCCTTTTGCCACCTCTCCATAATCATGCTTGACGAGCTTTATTAACGAGAGAACCACACAAGCTGTTGCAGAAAGAAGTTGAAGCCAATAGAGAAGCCTACTAACATGCCTTGAAAGGAAAAACCATTTAGCATATGGCAGGAGTGGAACATCTGAGCTAATCCACATCCTAGTTGGTGTCCTTGTTGGGGTAGTATCTGTAGAAACATATTGGTGCTGATGGttctgcaaaaaaaataaatatatatatatatatatatatatatatatatataagacaaAAATATTAACGTCAATAGTCTTGTGAAGTCTTCGAGGCTTATGTATGTGAAACATTAAGTATTAGGTAAGCTCTATACAAATTGGATGCAATAGGATGTAGTGACGAATCTCCTTAAAGATATAATGAAGTCTTCTGATATAGTTTGCTcactcaattaaatttatcgtcaattatatattttcttaaataataacACACGTTTTCATGAAAAGAtgcaacttttaattaattttgaaaatctctcTCAGTATCTTTGTACTAGGAGTCACAACTACCTCAGTGATAGACCATGTGGCTTGGTGCTGCCATTCAAGttcatgactcctgctgaaaaTCCTGGTTCCTTCAACTACAAGTATGATGGTGATGAACCAGAAATCGGTTTTCTCCAAGGTGATGGCGAAACCGCCGAGCAGGACAACGGTTGCCCAAATGAAACCGAGAGTTCCTAACCCGGTTGCTGCTTTCTCAAGCACTGCAAGCTGAAGAGCGAAAAGGGTTAGCTTCTTTTCTGGTGCTGAGGTTGTTGAAGACACAGAATTGGCAGTGCTATTATTACTGTCCAACTTGTCTATGCTGCTGAGTCCACGAGGCTCAAACATGGTGGTGCCTATGCTGATGGTTTCGCTGAGCCTCACCCTTTGGAGTTCATCAACTTGTACATGAATGCTTCCCTCTCCTTCCATTAATGTAACAAGTCTTAAGTAGCTACTTCCAATGCAACTACTGATATATAATAAGGTTGAAAATATGTGATGTCTAGTGAAGGTCGAAGAGAAAGGTGAgttttatatacaagaacaaGAATGAGAATGGCATACTTAGGGGGCACGCTTATGGTGCGGCATGATGGGGGAAAGAGTAACGTCAAGCTTCTCTTTCCGCCGATTTTTGAAGAAGTCGCTTCACCGACTAAGTTGCTCAAAGGGTTATTAGCTTCCTTGTCTCtctattgtaatttgtaaacgCTGCTTTCTTTTATGCATTTCCCTGAAAATTTCTTGTtggaattataaataaaatcaagctAAGTCTAGCAAGTCTTGGCTATATCAAGTTACTCTTTGACTCggtttcattttcatttacttcCCTTTACTCcgattgtttaaattttttgggAGGGGATGAAACAAGGAgtaaaatagaatataaattagaatttttagtACCGAAATTATAGAACGGAAAGGAACAATTTTTATAACTCTCACTAAATTTTATTTCCGCCCATTATCGACATGATTTGACACGGAGATGTCTGAAATAAGTTCCTTGTCATGAGGTAAATGTATCTTCttttaaagtacttgttgagtTCGGATGTTTTCTTTAGCTTCAACTTGAGCACCATCTTCTTTTTCCTAAAATTCttgtttagaaaagaaaaaagtcaaCCTTTTCTTCCTTTAATAAGTAGGAAGATTATATAAGGAACATAGATTGAGTGATGCAACTactgttatatttttattttcttttcttataaatcttactaatattttataaaaataaatatcaaataaaaagttagatgtatttaaataattaattttatttatttgtttgtttatttaataaataagaatatatttaagATGTGTACgttagtaaaaattaaaattatgcttATTTGATTTGTATTTAGTCTATGTCTAATTCTTATTCAATATGAATTGAGTTTCAAGTGATGATGTCCGATGATAATAGAATCACTTTGTCCACCATTGTTTTGCACTCACgggaaaaaaagtttaaaaaaggcTTGGTGAGTTGTGTGGTTTGAGTCAATATGATCTATGTGGTTACATAGAAATAAACATTATCTTTAAAGGTGAGGATGCAAATGTCATACATGTCATGGACCTTATAAAATTTAGATCTTGGTCGTGGTTAACTGTtaaaagaaagggttttaaGTTTTCCTTTTTTGAATGATCTTCGAATCCTATTATATGCATTCTTGTAGTACGTAAGCATGAactttgtatatttatttaatataatctttaattttctgataaaaaaagaagaagcctACGTTCAGTTCTAGTGTTCTACACTTTGAAATCCTACGATGGATCAATATTTCAAGTCTCAACCCAAAACAGTTGGTTagaattaatgaaattaatggCAACATGAAGTGTACTTGCCACCTAATAATCTTATCTTATCACGAAACATTTATTGGATAAAACATGATAGTAGCTTGTAGACAATAGACATATACAAGTTTCTGGTCAgcttatgattatgattatacTATTATTAACCAGCAGCAAACAATGTACTAACACCTGTTCCTTCGTACACTACATCATCCTTTAATTAGGTGACATTTGACTGTTTCTCATGCGAGTCTCTTCCTTTCAAGAAACCAAATCTAATGCGCGTTCACTAGCATTTTGTTTATAGCACTTCCAAATTTCTTGTTTATGGATTGCAAGTTACAAGAATCTGGTTGTGTCATGGGCCCCGACGACCCCTCCGTGCATAAACCTTGGAGTATACGGATGGATATATTATCATTCTGATGTGATtcaaactataaataaatatgacgAAATTTAGAAGTATCGTAtaacaagtgttttttttatattactatcttttaattaaaagtataatttaacttttataagtctactttttttactaaaaatttagataaattgAATCCCAGATTCATTAAATTCAACacatatttcaaaattcaaaaaatacttataaaatatttgtgaGGTATGAGTCTGACTGATTAGATTAACCCTATTAACTGGATAAGTGTATTATAAGTATTGGCACTAAAAATTTGtgtcaaatattaaataaaactttttaattaaaacaccTAGGTTTTGTCAAGGGTTAGTACTTCTGGTTAATTACACCCATTTTGTACACCAGAAATGGGAATATTTGTTGTGATTATTCAATATTCATCGCAATTGTTATTGTACTTGTAACATACTAGCATTGAACCTTAAGCATTAAAATCTATATACGAGACATAAAATTGGAGTGGGTCACACACCAACTGGCAAAtggtctaataataataataataataataataataataataataataataataataattccttGAATGAAAGGGAAATAGAGATAGTTCAATCTGCATCACTGAACTGACTTTGATTTCCACCTCACcaattcttctattttctttc contains:
- the LOC114420116 gene encoding uncharacterized protein LOC114420116 isoform X1 translates to MEQLVNFIIRPPRAEYDPKSDLLDQEFMLKGKWYQRKDVEIKNSRGDVLQCSHYLPIVSPEGKPLPCVIYCHGNSGCRADASEAAIILLPSNITVFTLDFSGSGISGGEHVTLGWNEKDDLKAVVNYLRDDGNVSLIGLWGRSMGAVTSLMYGAEDPSIAGMVLDSPFSDLVDLMMELVDTYKVRLPKFTVKFAIQYMRRAIQKKAKFDIMDLNTIKVAKSCFVPALLGHAIDDDFIQPHHSDRIFEAYMGDKNIIKFDGDHNSPRPQFYFDSINIFFHNVLQPPEDEVGESFFDPVNDYFGKDVWRSVHELGYSNESSSKNKDAEPSTSSTINAIEQVRSRRPMSRMEVPSAISSKDEHCEHEEKCGNISPSSSSMISFELSNDDPFGSHVPATLEDDQYVEYQLDDLAGFPSTAEEEERMFMEAVMESLKDLEVRNPNADQPTSSFSSLSVAAVEPSDKGASWQEISRPVETESSSLKHTTDSKSKTTSSTAEECEPLKGESNSISVNHSQNVVSEPSPVPSVSLEGPAHLQLQPPPSAPTDTLSVTESSNTSGSARSDSSASLQSSSETDVSHNTKATVTVVRNPAGHVMDGLMRRWDFNFFKNK
- the LOC114420116 gene encoding uncharacterized protein LOC114420116 isoform X2, with translation MEQLVNFIIRPPRAEYDPKSDLLDQEFMLKGKWYQRKDVEIKNSRGDVLQCSHYLPIVSPEGKPLPCVIYCHGNSGCRADASEAAIILLPSNITVFTLDFSGSGISGGEHVTLGWNEKDDLKAVVNYLRDDGNVSLIGLWGRSMGAVTSLMYGAEDPSIAGMVLDSPFSDLVDLMMELVDTYKVRLPKFTVKFAIQYMRRAIQKKAKFDIMDLNTIKVAKSCFVPALLGHAIDDDFIQPHHSDRIFEAYMGDKNIIKFDGDHNSPRPQFYFDSINIFFHNVLQPPEDEVGESFFDPVNDYFGKDVWRSVHELGYSNESSSKNKEPSTSSTINAIEQVRSRRPMSRMEVPSAISSKDEHCEHEEKCGNISPSSSSMISFELSNDDPFGSHVPATLEDDQYVEYQLDDLAGFPSTAEEEERMFMEAVMESLKDLEVRNPNADQPTSSFSSLSVAAVEPSDKGASWQEISRPVETESSSLKHTTDSKSKTTSSTAEECEPLKGESNSISVNHSQNVVSEPSPVPSVSLEGPAHLQLQPPPSAPTDTLSVTESSNTSGSARSDSSASLQSSSETDVSHNTKATVTVVRNPAGHVMDGLMRRWDFNFFKNK
- the LOC114420118 gene encoding uncharacterized protein LOC114420118, translating into MEGEGSIHVQVDELQRVRLSETISIGTTMFEPRGLSSIDKLDSNNSTANSVSSTTSAPEKKLTLFALQLAVLEKAATGLGTLGFIWATVVLLGGFAITLEKTDFWFITIILVVEGTRIFSRSHELEWQHQATWSITENHQHQYVSTDTTPTRTPTRMWISSDVPLLPYAKWFFLSRHVSRLLYWLQLLSATACVVLSLIKLVKHDYGEVAKGDTDKRNRKSALSIFYALALAEALLFLMEKAYWEWQVSYCKLLEEVDKECELGSSGMVSTRRFFYDAYSRCVNGSIFDGLKMDMVGFSMDLLASNSPDEQLIGARILRQFSISERFSDDTLQKIGIDISMVERLVEMLNWTDPKEEEIRLSAAEILSKLAGKKQNSLRIAGIPGAMESISSLLQTNRSVIPAADEIGENKLLFDHQNYGFWTFNHLGLLILKKLARDLDNCGKIGNTRGLLPKIIDFTRAEEWLLKSENVTPSQVLTLKRSLQLVKMLASTDGTTGKHLRREISEIVFTISYIRDILRYGEKHPLLQKLSIEILTSLALEEDATERIGGTGGVLKELFNIFFKHNIPENQKHVKIVAGEALAMLALESKSNCHRILKLKVLERLVEALKDPLLRVNAARILRNLCTYSGSEWFIQLKGVTAAAPVILQAIISEENKIQEVIVGLAGNVFRYMTSHESSIVFEEAGITEAELANKLVQILKKHQYPPTKVPRIRRFVIELAIWMMKDKAENIDTYKGLGMDEVLEGVLETTSELESFNVFSGTVGLNRHTLTTQSLVEMALKLMEDR